The genomic interval TGTACCTGTCACGTGGCCTGTACCTGTCACGTGGCCTGTACCTGTCACGTGGCCTGTACCTGTCACGTGGCCTGTACCTGTCACGTGGCCTGTACCTGTCACGTGGCCTGTACCTGTCACGTGGCCTGAACCTGTCACGTGGCCTGTACCTGTCACGTGGCCTGTACCTGTCACGTGGCCTGTACCTGTCACGTGGCCTGTACCTGTCACGTGGCCTGTACCTGTCACGTGGCCTGTACCTGGAAGCTGTGGCCATGGACGTGGACGGGATGACTGAGTTTTGCATTGTTGTAGGAGTTCAGCACTAGATGGATTGTCTTCCCTGGTGGGAGTTCAACCACGTGGGTGCACCAACAGCCTTCGTCCGAACACGCCTTCGCGCAGTCCGTGAGTCCCCACGTGTCAGGGTCTTGGAAGAGCGGGGCCCGGGGACTAATGAACCTTCGCGCGTTGACAGAGGAGCCAATTGGGAAGCCAAAATTGAGAAAGACTTCGTGCACGTCGTCGTTGCGCTCGGGCTGATTGTCAATGACTTCGGGATCGTAGTATGTTTTGTCCAAGCGTAGGTCTGATACGGGGATACAGGTGTGGTGTGGAAACCAGACCTTAGGAAAAACAGTCCATCGCAATATCACAACTGAATTACTGGTTTAATGCGCTAATGTAACCAGATCatagcaggggcggatctagcttttcgctaaaagGGGGTTTTTGCTCAATGACAAAGGGGTGAGGTTCTTTTTTATACATATTGCCATATTGCTTTCTGGCAGCcaaaaggaggggggggggggttaaaccccctgaaccctccccctagatccgctattGCTTAGGGAGAACAGTCCATCTCAAAATCACAATATCACAATGTAGCAAGATCTTAGGGAAAACAATACATTGCATTTCAAATGAACTACTGGTTAATGTGCTAATGTAACCAGATCTTGGCTCCAAAACCTGCTCGCGCAAATAAGATCAATTCTCGCTCGGCTACTAGCGCAACTAAGCGCTTGTTAAGCAGGCTCGTCGGAGGTGTTTTGCAACCAGCATAAAACTTTCTCGTTCTCAAAGCTTTTAAAAGCCTCTCGTCTGGTACAAGATGCaaaaaattaattattaatgcATATTGATCATTTATTGCATCTTGAACTAGACAAGTGGCAAACAATCTCTATTTCGCGTTAAAATGCACAGGATAACCATTATCTAGAAACCACCGTACCTTGCTGTAGATTCTCCACGGACAGTTCAGTACCACACAGGGGGACTCTTCGCTACATGCTTTTTCTTCCGTCATCGGGTCCTCCCGACTGTCTTCTGATTCATACTGGAGTACGGCCCTCGCGTCCCAAACCCAGCCATCTGGGGGAGCACCTGGTCCAACGCCCGTCCGGAAGTTCACTCCCCTCATCCAGTAGCGAGTGTGTGTGGGCTTTGTCTTCGCTTTGAACTCGAACACGTAGGACTCGCCGTTGAAGATAATCGCAGAATCTACAGTGACGGGTTTGACGCGATGGCCATCACTTTCAACCACTGTCAGCTGATGCTGGTCTATGGCAAATCTGCGTAGGGCATATTTCGGATTATCAAACAGTAATAGAGACAGATAAAAAGGTACAACATTTTTACTTGCATTTAtctcaatattttaaaaaaaaacattatttggGGGCCTTCAGTGCGCTATGAGAGCCAAATCTTTTTTGGAGATTCAAAAGCAGCCACAGGAAAAATGTTtagtttcttttataaaattatttgtGTGATGATCACGTGTTGATGTGTATGcaaggccatagcagggggtggggcactaggAGCATGTGTCACCCCCGTTATTACAAGGAAATAacaagtaggggcgtggctgtgcccctcccaatattttcttaatgtttctgtattatACCACCATTCCCCCTAATATTTCGAGGcatgctacggccctggtatGTGTGTTGATCACGTGCTGTTGGTAGATAGGCATTTACCTGTACGGATAGACGAGTCCCGTGTTGATCACGTGCTGTTGGTAGATGTGTATTTACCTGCATGGATGGACAAGTCCCGTGTTGATCACGTGTTGCTGGTAGATGTGTATTTACCTGTACGAATAGACGAGTCCCGTGTTGATCACGTGCTGTTGGTAGATGTGTATTTACCTGTATGGATAGGCGAGTCCCGTGTTGATCACGTGCTGTTGGTAGATGTGTATTTACCTGTACGGATAGGCGAGTCCCTTGTTGATCACGTGCAGCTGGTAAATGTGTATTTACCTGTACGGATAGACGAGTCCCGTGTTGATCACGTGCAGCTGGTAAATGTGTATTTACCTGTACGGATAGACGAGTCCCGTGTTGATCACGTGCAGTTGGTATGTTGATCCCGGTTTGACCCTGAAGATGCTGAGCGGTGCAGTGTTGTTGCCATGGCGACCTTTTCCATTCACTAAACCCGACCAATAGTGCAAGGGGTTTTCAATCGTCCAGTCAAACATATAACCTGCAAACACACAACAATCGCAAATTCCTAGTCAGAGCACTTATTTTCTACCTAGCTGGTTATCCCAGCTATTGGTTAACAAAATTTGAAGATatcttatttttatcaaacaaAAAGTCAAGTATTGAACATTATTCAGAATATTTGCCCTTTCTGTTTGCTACCTTTTCCATCTGTCTAACTACCCCATCTTTGAGACGTGCATTGGTAAGAATATCCGCTACATATTTTCAAATAGTCATATTGCGGTGCACATAAAGCACTGAGAGAAATCTTTAATTCGCCTCTTGGACGCAAGAAGATGTGAGGTGGGTTCTTGTGTCTGTAAGGAGTTTATAATGTAACGTTAGATTACAAGCCACACAACATCGGGTCATGGAAGGATAAATAATCCCCTTACTGCGTTTCTCATCGGCATAGAAGATATCCCCATATCCTTTCCGTGTTATTCGCAGTGGGTTTGAAATCTCTATTTCAGTGGAGTGCCATGGAAACCAGTCACTCAAAGTGATGACGTGATACGGCAGGCGGGGCAGCGATCTGGAAACGAAGTGTTCCAAGTTTGCTTTGAAAATCAGGATGTTAAATCCCACACGAATGGTTCAATCAAATTAGGGTTTCTGTTACtatcgaatccgttgtatcgcaacgccgcattttcaaaacatcggtttgtttttgttttggggttttctgttccgccagtcgaattattctaagccaatcaggttcttgccatctctcgcctattgcagttgcctggctttctgtcgcgacactgtctggttttcgtccataGGATAGCCAGTGAAGttcacaaagcgagactctgattggctcagaataattttactgacggaacagaaaaccaaaacaaaaatcgtgttttgaaaacgcgggtcgcgatacaacggattcgacagttaGGCGTATTTCTATGTCAGAGCTTGAGCCTAATACTCTAAGGGCAACATCAAGGGTCTTGTTCGTCTGAAAAGAGCTCCTTTGTATGTTTAGGATTGCAATCGTTAGCATCTCTTGGTCACTGGCTATTGACTTTATTAAGGGTCTTGTTCGTCTGAAAAGATCTCTGGAAATGGTATGTTTAGGATTGTAATCGTTTGCATCTCTTGGTCACTGGCTATTGACTTTATTAAGGGTCTTGTTAGTCTAAAAAGAGCTCTGGAAATAGGTATGTTTAGGATTGAAATCGTAAGCATTTTCTTGGTCACTGGCTATTGACTTTATGTGACACTGCACCAATGGAAAATATCCTTTAAATATATGAGAGCTCTTTTTGCCCCAGTGTATTTTCATTGTCATCTACGGGGGCTCTATCATCCACCatgtgtgagaaagcatccatttttatggctgattttgaaattttgaattGAGTTTGCTAAATGAAATAGAAAACACTGTTTTAGATATCATTTATCAACCACTCCTTGTTGTTTTTAaccattgaaaatacagcggtttagTCGTTATTGGAATTTGGTTAAAAGTTTCgcagttacttgcttgaatcaGCCGACGGGAATAGATTCTTTGGGTCACTCTATATTGTGCGGGaacgtaaaatggcggcgtgattggccttctttaaaggtgtggctgacaggGGAATTTATTGTTATTGGAATTTGGTTAAAAGTTTCgcagttacttgcttgaatcaGCCGACGGGAATAGATTCTTTGGGTCACTCTATATTGTGCGGGaacgtaaaatggcggcgtgattggctgACAGGGGTCTATAATTAACAGGTGTGTATATATAAGAAGCattatatagtatatataaaGCATTAATTTTCTACCTGTGAATGATTAGTGCACCGTAAAGCCCGTCAGATTTCTGGAGCTCAAAGTGCGAATGATACCAATGCGTCCCCGGGGGGTCAGCGATAAATCGATACTGGAAAGATTGCTAGAAAAAAATTGACCACAAGTCACGTGACGCGTTACCTTGACCTGGATTGGCAATCCAAACTATGTGCGCCCACAAGGAAAAAGACCGCAAGTCACGTGACGCGTTTCCTTGACCTGGATTGGCAATCCATACTACTTACCCCACAAGGAAAAGGATCACGTGTCACAAGTCACGTGACGCGTTACCTTGACCTGGATTGGACACTGGCTTATGTACGCGACTCCATCCATCCATGGGTTACTGCGCATGTGCACTCCATGCCAGTGAATAGTCACGCCTTCTTTTAACAGGTGATTGACGACTGTCACTACAACCTGAAACATACGACACAGAAATCTTCCTTTTTGACAATGATTAAGTTAGGTTCATTCGTACCAATTTGGATTATTTTTTCCATAAATGTTACCTCAAAGAATAACCTGTTAGCAAAAGTTGCtcttcaggggcggatccaggagttttaaaaaggggggttgaagcaagggtttcaagaaagggggaccggattcattgttcttccagggatttccttatatttcttgctATTTTTAAACACAATATCCTAAAAGGGGGTTCCGCCCCTGCTCTCTTCGCAGGTTCCACAAAGAAGGGTTCCGAAAAGTTAGCAAATCAAACATGCGACAGTAGACGTTTATATCGTTTTCTCTAGCCTCTGCGTACTTGAAAAGCTTCTATATCAAGACTAGCAGTCTTATCTCTGGCTTATGTCTCTGATCTCTTATCAACTCTTTACCTCGCCCCTTTCATAACCTCAATAGTCGTCTGTCTGATCTCTTACCTCGGCACCTCCCATAACCCCAATAGTCGGACCTTGGAATTGATTTTACCTATGTATTACCTGTTGATCTCTTACCTCGGCCCCTTCAGTGACCTCAATGGTCGGACTTGGGAAATGACATTACCTATATCTGTCTGATCTCTTACCTCGGCCCCTTCAGTGACCTCAATAGTCGGACCTGGGAACTGGTCGTTGATAGTAATGATTGTTCTATTGATGCCGTCAACAGTGTGCACCTTGTCCAAAGGAATACTAATGTTTGGTACCGTcctacacacaaaaaaatacagtttGAATAGAAAACTTTGTTCAGCGGGGCAAGCCCCAGGTATTTATTTTGTTCGCTTCAGCTGTCACTCAAAAGCAAACACTGAAGCGTAGTAAAAATGGCAAGTGCTAAAGCAAGGCTGAGGGAGAACGACATCAAATAATAGCCCAAGCTCTGTCAATGACTAATTTGAACTATAGAATCGATAAAGGAAATTCTAAATTTCACCGAACATCCCTAATAAAACGGCCCCAAATACGCTCTAAATCTTTTAAACGTGGAAATAATAGACGACTACAAGTACTACATCATATTGGAGtgaatttattacattttaagAATACTAGCATAAAGTAACAACACCATATGTTCTCTCGGTCAATGAGCCGGtcggttcaaattactcattgaccgagcttgggctacctgtgtatACACAAACAAAGCCGATTCTCGAATCTTCATTTACATGCACTTGCATTAAGTATGGCTAATAATATAACGTTTGAGAGATATGGGAGATAAGTTCTTGACATGTCAATTAGAGCAATAGAAGGTTAAATTTGATAATCGCATAACAGCAGTTTCTCGAAAAGTTGCAAAATAAGATGTTGCCCCTAGATAATTTTACGTTATCGATCCTCAAAGATCTCGTCGCGCAAACTACATAAGCAATTACACATTGAGTGCTGTCAAGGTCATGCTAAACCAAAATTCCCTCACGCAAAGCGATAGCGTAGAGAGGACATCAGCCATACCTGTGAAAGCCATGTGGAGTGGCAAGTAGAGACAAGGAACCGTCGTCTTCGAGTTTCACTTGGTACGCATTATTAGCGTCCGCGGAGTACATCATGGTCTTCGTCTCCCGCACAACAAACTCGTACTCGCAAATCGACTTGGTGCAAATCTCCGTATTAGAAACATGGAACATTATAAACATTATAATCGAGCCGACCGCTTTCCTTATCATTTGCCAATTAGTGGCCATATTGAAAAGATTTCCTTGGCTCGTATTTTACTGCTCAAATGATAAAGGACTGTGAAGCCCCTTCTGTGTCATTGACAAGAAGCCTAATAATGTGGGGGTGTTATATAACAAGTTTTATGCAATAATAATAAGTTATAAAATTAATCCCCCAGGGATTATTCGTTTCAGCAGCAACATGACTCCGACACGAATGGCTGCCCCAAAAGAGACCTGTGAACTATAAAGAAACTATTCTGCTTAATTTCGCATGTACTTATATTAGCgtttttcgcgattttaaaaaTTCGCAAACTTAAAGACCTGcgaaaaacaaagacaaagacTTTGATCTCGCGaaatttaaagccgcattatcaccagtttacttccggtcgattacctaacaatatccgataatttttaacggaaaacgcgaaaaatatgtcaaaatattgaaagcagtgtgtctattggaagtttctttgaggatgtgattgataatttagagcggatggcctgttaaatatttcggattctaatagatccTTTTGTCTTTCAACGGATGAGGTTTCCGTctgacctccggaagtaaatttacttatttacagttaactggtgacaatgcggctttaatagaGAAATCGTTAAAGGTTCTATTGAGGACATGTGTAACGGTACTCGATAATTGCTCGAGAGAACAAGAACACTTTTCCATTACTGTAAGACTGACTTTAAGGAGATTCATATTCAGCTGCCGCTTAGGGACAGggtgttggttttgtttcaaATATATTGGTCTTGTTTCAGTAGTCATTAAACGTCATTTTATTGTAAAAACGAAAAAAGGAACTTGAACCTCTAATTATTCCTGGCGTTACGAATACGTAGCTCTCTAAGATGGCGAGGCATCATCAACGTTATAAGAAAGAAATCTCGCGatctaaaaaaacattcaatcGGTTTTGGCATCAGTTCTTAGAAATAGGTATCAAGCAAAATACTAGACAGGTTCGGTTGTCGAATTTACCTCCCTGGACGAAGTTGTAGTGGTCTAAATAATACGGGTTAATATAGTATACATTAAACCTTAAAAATCAACATCGTTCATTTTCTCAAAAACGCTCATGTGAAAATTGTTCAAAATCGCCCCGCAATTGGAAAACAATAGTATCTTCAAGCTCCGtggatttatttcatttaaactTGCGATCTGGAAGCAGTATTATTGGTATTAGATTAGGTAGGGTGACGTTTTATCTTGGAGAGACCACGCCCTACGTGCAACAAAATAAAGCGCAAAGTTGAGAGGTGTCAAACTTCTGGTACTGAAGGAGGTCGCCTTAGCGAAATGTGCCAAGAAAATTATCGCGAAATCTAAgatgcgcgaaaataaagaagaataagAAACCCAAGGATTTCCTGTAGAACGCAGGATAGTCAAAACTGAGCAATTCGCTtataaaacaaagcaaaatcaGACTACGAAATCGTtgaatgaaaaataataagtctGGTGCTCACGCCATGTAGCTGTTCTCACAAAGTAATAACTTTATGGTAACATTAGAAAAGGGCAGGAGGACATGTTCTCCtgggaagggtcattatttaacgcgggggggggggggggggggggagggagggcaGGTATGTTTAGCTatgtttggggggagggttgctATTTTGTGAGCATTTATTTCGGGGAGGGCCTCAATTTTTGATACAGGGTTTAGGGAAAGGCTTTATTTTTTCAACAGGTTTTCTGATAAATTTCCGAGCCGCCTAAAAGTCTGGAATAAATTTTTTGTGATGCGCCTTCATGTGATGCGCCTTCTGCTTGCACTTTTATGACTTTCTTTTGGCTGGCATTGAAAATTATTATCCCCTAAAGTGCGACCTGTACTATTTTCATCTATTGCAGTTTTAGTTTTATCACTCCCATCAATAAATTTACAATTTTGTATTCATGTCAAAGTCCCCCCTACTAACTTTCAGATTGGTGGTATTGGTGGTACATATTTGAATAAGATTTCAGTTGGGAAGGACCTAATGATGCTGTTTTCGATTTAGGttttaacaataataaataaaaaaataaatttaaataaaaataaattggaGTAGCTAATCACCACGCAGCTGGGAAGCTGAATTACGagagcgcagattcagacgtggTATGCATTTCATattgaaaatggcaaaattttcaTAGGGGAGCAGTTCGTTCCCAGCACtgaacatcaacatcattgtAGTAATGTGCACAGGCGCACTTTGGGGCGGGGCGGGGGATGCCCCCTGACCCCCTATACTGAAAAAGGGGCTTAAAATCAAAGTTTCTCCTGGTTGTGTTTAAGGCCAGGTTGCCGCCTCTTTATGTGCATGCCTAAGTCAGtgtcccccccccacacacacacacacaacacaaTAATTTTAGTTCTTTTCTTGATCTTTTGAAATCTGTTGCATTCGGGCGTCGTTTTAGCATTTGCTCGTTTACCCATTATCGGACGATTTTCTCTTGAGTAGTTCGTCCTAGCTCGCATTGGTTTTAAAATTTAATGGCTTTTCCTTCATTAGAGCGGGACCTCTCTTCCTGAGTTCTTCCGCGCCCCCGaaaccacccccaccccccctgtaatcatcaaaactggaataatttgtaacaaaaagatgcgtgggctaaatttagtttcataaaaatatataaatacaagtccaactcaaccccttcCCGTAGTATACGTACATTAGATGCCTAAATAGACAAagtgtttccataaagcttaaggacatggaaaattttgt from Nematostella vectensis chromosome 14, jaNemVect1.1, whole genome shotgun sequence carries:
- the LOC5500839 gene encoding L-ascorbate oxidase-like; translated protein: MATNWQMIRKAVGSIIMFIMFHVSNTEICTKSICEYEFVVRETKTMMYSADANNAYQVKLEDDGSLSLLATPHGFHRTVPNISIPLDKVHTVDGINRTIITINDQFPGPTIEVTEGAEVVVTVVNHLLKEGVTIHWHGVHMRSNPWMDGVAYISQCPIQVKQSFQYRFIADPPGTHWYHSHFELQKSDGLYGALIIHRSLPRLPYHVITLSDWFPWHSTEIEISNPLRITRKGYGDIFYADEKRSYMFDWTIENPLHYWSGLVNGKGRHGNNTAPLSIFRVKPGSTYQLHVINTGLVYPYRFAIDQHQLTVVESDGHRVKPVTVDSAIIFNGESYVFEFKAKTKPTHTRYWMRGVNFRTGVGPGAPPDGWVWDARAVLQYESEDSREDPMTEEKACSEESPCVVLNCPWRIYSKVWFPHHTCIPVSDLRLDKTYYDPEVIDNQPERNDDVHEVFLNFGFPIGSSVNARRFISPRAPLFQDPDTWGLTDCAKACSDEGCWCTHVVELPPGKTIHLVLNSYNNAKLSHPVHVHGHSFQVLKIGYPMQNETTGQIFGINPDITCDNDFCSRQRWSAGQPKDLNFDNPPLKDTVVVPSFGYTVVRLSKENPGYWFVHCHVGNHMTEGMALILNESFAKQPPAPPAFPTCQQFSLGQSAFQDMLKSNEKCLDGVCTAHAHLVTKTRNDEYCEVLVGHVTAILVVLILLVVLMLVVTVVCTCLLVKQRKGSDSAVIFSSSKGVHL